In Ananas comosus cultivar F153 linkage group 7, ASM154086v1, whole genome shotgun sequence, the sequence ACATCTTGAGTGATGCTAATCATACAAAAACAGCATCTTTAATGAAGGCAAAAAGGTGGGTTTTGGTTGTTTCTTACTTTCATTAACAATCATTCCATAGCTTTCGAAAGTGACATGCATTCATTTTATATGATTATGAGATAAACCATCTTCTACAAATACAATTCTTTATATTACTTGTATTTAAGGGTaagtctaaaatatttttttcaaagtaCTGTAGGAAAATAAGAGTTTTTCAGTTCACAAGCTTCATTTTGGAGTTGGAGAACAAgtagaagagaaagaagatccTGCtcatttgataaaaataagaaatatttaatTACCATACTACACATAGATCAGTTGTGGCAGAATACTATTAACAGTATGATACTATCCACTTTCTGATCATTGGATGTTTAAAATTGTATgggtggttggtggaatagtgaTGATCCAACGGTGAAAAAAGtgaataatatatactattaataacatcCTAGCTGAACTCACTATACATATGACAtttttgttgcatgcattaattgctttttagttaatttatcAATCAATCATTGTCACCAAAGGCTCTTAATTAGAAAAAGTCTAGAATGTATCGGTTATATTACTGATGTGGCATTACCAACCAATCATATTGTTTTATTTGAGTTCATCTATATCATCATggttatagaaaaatattttattattcttttctctcaGAAAGAGAGATGTAATCGGCTGATTATTAATGATGCGGTGTAAGTGTTGCCTGGCACACTTCCTCCTTAATTAGAATGCTTTGTGGTGGTATTATAATGGATGATTACTATATATTAAacaaatattagaaaaatattcttGTTTATCTATAATTTTATGCACCTATTAGGTACACCAATGACATTAGAATTGGTTAAGCTCTCAAATGTTGCCAAGTGGCACCAAGTTATGCTCCCATGACTTGGCTCTTAATGGTTAGGGTTTGGTGACTTAGCCAAAGgaccaaaaattattttgaacaaTTGGAGGACCACTTCAAACTACTAATCTCTCATTTTCACCTCCCTAACATTAGGATTGCATTCACTTTGGAATCAAAAACTTGCCccaaatgaaaatatatatattactaattaGAGTAGGGTGAAATTTATGCAACATTGTTCCATGTATTTAATGGGGCTATAACAGAGCATATAGAGTTAcaattaaaaggaaaaatatattgTGAAGgggaatttaaatttttaaggtTGGACTTGTTAAGAATGGCTTCTACTTCTAGGCATTCATATATGTTCAAGTTTGATAGCACAAATATTTACATTGATTTATCCCAAGATcaagttttgatattttaagAAATAACTACAAAGCAATTTTGATAGTCATATAATCTCTCTAATCTTGTTGGTAGCTTTTCCTGTTTTCTTAAATATTGTgatcaaattttattaattttggatGTGAGCTAGGGTCTGTGGTTCAAGCAATGTGACATCTTGGCCaaggtaaaaaaacaaaaataataaattacttttaTAAATGGGTGACAAGGAAAGTAATTTTATATACAAAACGATAATACAACTCAAATACAATCGGGCACGCATAAAGTTACcgagaaaaatatgaaatagaaATGCTATAAATCTGTTTAATCTGAAAATAACACAATATGACACGTTATGACacaaatagaaaataagatTTTACTATAATTATTAAGTAACTATTTTAATTATCTTGATTACACAATTATCGAACACGAACACGAACACGACTCACAAACTAAAGCCACCACAATTTAATACAGCAGAAATTTAATGGCAAAGTGGTCATATAGCAATGGTGCCCTTAAGACTTTACAAGAGACATGACCACCACAATATTCCTAATTACCAACATTCAATGACAGAAAAAtacattttcatttttaaatgaGAATAGAAGAAGAGGACCACCAAATGATACCCCATGGTATCATTACATGTTTCCCACTTTATGGAACTTAGTCAATCCTAATTGCTCTATTTATATACATGCATTTACTCAATGCCAAATGGACAAGCACATTAATACATGACAATTCCTCCACTACCTTATTCCTAAAAATCTATTACCAATGCCAAAAATGGAGCTCCAATTTCAATTACACCAAAATCTTGACCAATCTACATACTCCTATGATGATCATGTCCCAGTAGTCTCCAAAACAACTAAATCTAAGGGGAGGAGTCCTCTCAAAACCAAGAAAACCaccactgccgccgccgccgccgccgccactgctGCGACGAAATTCGTGGGTGTTCGCCAGCGCCCGTCGGGGCGATGGGTCGCGGAGATAAAGGGCACGACCCAGAAGATCCGGATGTGGCTCGGCACCTTCGAGACGGCCGAGGAGGCTGCCCGCGCCTACGACGCGGCGGCTTGCCTCCTCCGCGGCGCCAACACCCGCACCAACTTCCTCCTCGCCGACTGCCCTCCGCCCGATTCCGCTCTCACGTCGCGAATTCACGCGCTCCTCCGCCTTCATCAGCTCAAGAAGAAACATGCTCaaccaaatcctcctcctcctccccctcctgtCTCCACCATCACCACCGCTACAACCACCGTATCTTTTGCGTCCATTGCAACAGAAAATGAAAATGTTCCTACCCAACTGTCTGATGAAGAAGTTTATAGGCCGTGTTTTCTAGGAGAGTTCGATCAGCCGGGTTCTACAAACCAGCCGCCATCCGATCACTCGTGCTCGTTCGTGTCGACCGATAGTGGATTTCACCGGCTTCCGCCGGCGTATGGTGGATTCGAACTCGACGAGATTTGCGCCAGTGATCGTAGCACAAATACGAGTACGGAGATGTCAGAATTCGAGAGGATAAAGGTGGAGCGGCAGATATCGGCGTCGCTCTACGCCATGAACGGCGTGCAGGAGTACTACGATATCTTGCACAACACCTACTGCGGTGGCGGCGACGAAGACGCCGCGTTGTGGGATCTCCCACCTCTTTGCCATTTATCGCAGAACTTGATCAGAATCGATACatcttaatctttttaatttttcttttcttaatagTTAATTTTCTCTTTAGTGCTTAATTTGGAAAACCAATTCCATGCAATActtgtatgcatgagatatacTTGGAGTTGTCAATCAATGTAATTAGTGGAGAGGAAAAATTCAAACTCTATCTtactcaaaataataataataataataattcaaactcAGAGATCTAATAATATTAcgatttgaaacaaaaaaaaacaaaaaacaaaaagaatatatGTTGGAGCCCTATTAAAGGTAATCTAAGTGTTGTTTATATGTAATATGGTACTTTGCACTACGCGtataaactaataaattttttttgggaaaacttcaaaaacctcctgtgtggttttgtagtttctcactttgcccccctgtggtttaaaatgtatcaatttgcccccctgttgttttgtttttcttttttttttatcaatttcattatttttttctttaaatcagtaataaagttaaaattaaagggtactaaagtgaatatttgataaatctagatgggtatctgaaattttttgtatataatttaacaaaatattaacgaaaaagctaccgaaaagataaaaatacaaAGAGTTTCGCACTTCGCTAATGTGTTTCTAGAATttataaaagaacaaaatatataGTTCATTTTTGTCTAAgtta encodes:
- the LOC109712797 gene encoding ethylene-responsive transcription factor RAP2-11-like, giving the protein MELQFQLHQNLDQSTYSYDDHVPVVSKTTKSKGRSPLKTKKTTTAAAAAAATAATKFVGVRQRPSGRWVAEIKGTTQKIRMWLGTFETAEEAARAYDAAACLLRGANTRTNFLLADCPPPDSALTSRIHALLRLHQLKKKHAQPNPPPPPPPVSTITTATTTVSFASIATENENVPTQLSDEEVYRPCFLGEFDQPGSTNQPPSDHSCSFVSTDSGFHRLPPAYGGFELDEICASDRSTNTSTEMSEFERIKVERQISASLYAMNGVQEYYDILHNTYCGGGDEDAALWDLPPLCHLSQNLIRIDTS